Within the Maribacter sp. BPC-D8 genome, the region TCTGCCGAAAAACCTATTATTGTTAATTCTAATGGATGGACAAAAGATTTGGTAGAAAAGCATAATTGTGGTGTTTATGTTGATCCAGAATCGCCTAAAGAATTTGCTGAAAAGTTAATTGCATTACAAAAAGAGCCAGAAAAACTAAAGGTTATGGGCAAAAACTCAAGAAAGTTAGCAGAGACAGTTTACGATAAATCTCTGCTTTGCAAACAATTTGCTGCCGTCATAGATTCAATTAAAATTTAGTGATTTTATAATACTTAAAATTAAAAAATGTACCCAATTTTTAAACGCTTATTTGATATTATCTTATCCTTAATAGGTCTTATATTGTTATTTCCTATTTTATTAATAGTTGCCCTTATATTGACCATAGATTTCAAAGACACTCCCTTCTTTACTCAAAAAAGACCAGGAAAAAATGAAAAAGTATTCAAGGTTTTAAAATTTAAAACCATGAATAATAAGAAAGATGAGAATGGTGAGTTATTAGCAGATTCAATTAGACTAACTCCGCTTGGAATTTTTGTTCGAAAAACATCTATCGACGAACTACCACAGTTAATTAATGTTTTAAAAGGTGATATGAGTCTTATTGGTCCGCGACCATTAT harbors:
- a CDS encoding sugar transferase — translated: MYPIFKRLFDIILSLIGLILLFPILLIVALILTIDFKDTPFFTQKRPGKNEKVFKVLKFKTMNNKKDENGELLADSIRLTPLGIFVRKTSIDELPQLINVLKGDMSLIGPRPLLVKYLPFYKPEERIRFSVRPGITGLAQITGRNYMSWDEKFQKDIYYVEHLGIIQDVQIFYKTLIKVFKTSDVELDQSSYMADLDIERKHLFN